A single window of Martelella sp. NC20 DNA harbors:
- a CDS encoding TolC family protein: protein MKRHLMPALGSGMLLALMLALSGCVADTLALAPQSPDKQWQPADGEAGEMRRQAEASGALALTAPAVDESKVYSLPQLIDLAQRTNPDTRVAWEQARQAALAVGMADATYLPVITANVIGGSNDNAAELPIPIGGSAYFNSNINGVVPFMALQWLAFDFGGRSAVVEGAKQLSLAANYQFNATHQRLTFEVTSAFHDYNAARAHSRAASQALANSRTVYDAIKARRERGLATSVDLAQAEQIVAQEELRVVQARGGEQDTYQALLGAIGVSPMTKLKIVDTKDRRLPAAANMPTQTMIEIALANRPDIFAGYAALEASRQGVRKAKSDFMPKIGVFGTLSTYQTELDAAGLPAVENNGLNGNIMFGATIPLYDAGMRDANLKQAQSRVEAAERSFDQLKDAAAREIVVASNALTTAIQANDSAVKLRQAAYKTYDSALESYQSGVGTVSALATAQNGLLDAQLAEGDAREAAFTAAANLAFVLGTSTAATTPR, encoded by the coding sequence ATGAAACGACACCTCATGCCTGCCCTGGGCAGCGGCATGTTGCTTGCCTTGATGTTGGCGCTCTCCGGCTGCGTCGCCGATACGCTCGCGCTTGCGCCGCAATCCCCGGATAAGCAATGGCAACCGGCCGATGGCGAGGCAGGCGAAATGCGCCGGCAGGCCGAGGCGAGCGGAGCGCTGGCGCTCACCGCCCCGGCGGTGGACGAGAGCAAGGTCTACAGCCTGCCGCAACTGATCGACCTCGCCCAGCGGACCAATCCCGATACCCGCGTGGCCTGGGAACAGGCCCGGCAGGCAGCCCTTGCCGTCGGCATGGCTGACGCGACCTATCTGCCCGTGATCACCGCCAATGTCATCGGCGGCAGCAATGACAATGCCGCCGAGCTTCCGATCCCGATCGGCGGCAGCGCCTATTTCAACTCCAATATTAACGGCGTCGTGCCATTCATGGCGTTGCAATGGCTTGCCTTCGACTTCGGCGGCCGCAGCGCGGTCGTGGAAGGCGCGAAGCAATTGTCGCTTGCCGCGAACTACCAGTTCAACGCCACCCACCAGCGCCTGACCTTCGAGGTCACGAGCGCCTTCCACGATTACAACGCCGCCCGCGCCCACAGCCGCGCCGCCAGCCAGGCGCTTGCCAACAGCCGCACCGTTTACGACGCGATCAAGGCCCGGCGCGAGCGCGGGCTCGCGACCTCGGTCGATCTCGCCCAGGCCGAGCAGATCGTGGCGCAGGAGGAACTGCGCGTGGTCCAGGCGCGCGGCGGCGAACAGGATACCTATCAGGCGCTGCTCGGCGCCATCGGCGTGTCGCCGATGACGAAGCTGAAGATCGTGGATACCAAAGACCGGCGGCTTCCCGCCGCCGCGAACATGCCGACCCAGACGATGATCGAGATCGCGCTTGCCAACCGGCCCGATATCTTCGCCGGCTATGCCGCGCTGGAGGCGAGCCGCCAGGGCGTCAGGAAGGCGAAATCCGACTTCATGCCGAAGATCGGCGTTTTCGGAACGCTGTCCACCTACCAGACCGAGCTCGACGCCGCCGGCCTGCCGGCCGTGGAAAACAACGGTCTCAACGGCAACATCATGTTCGGCGCCACGATCCCGCTCTACGACGCCGGCATGCGCGATGCCAATCTGAAGCAGGCCCAGAGCCGGGTCGAGGCCGCCGAGCGCAGTTTCGACCAGTTGAAAGATGCCGCCGCCCGCGAAATCGTGGTCGCCTCCAATGCGCTAACCACGGCGATCCAGGCCAATGATTCCGCCGTCAAGCTCCGGCAGGCGGCCTACAAGACCTATGATTCCGCGCTGGAATCCTACCAGAGCGGCGTCGGCACGGTTTCGGCGCTCGCCACGGCGCAGAACGGCCTGCTCGACGCGCAGCTCGCCGAGGGCGATGCGCGCGAGGCCGCATTCACCGCCGCCGCCAATCTCGCCTTCGTGCTCGGCACATCGACCGCAGCGACGACGCCACGATAA
- a CDS encoding FUSC family protein yields MASTAERSDFRRRSHRLIEDLMPFPGRLRLSLSIGAICAISTVLSMMYHFPEAAIGCYLVIFLMRANAAENVVTGIGIIIAVSFVVFLLIGIINLTIDHPPAQIAAIVIASFIFLYLDSATKAGEQAGIVALVIAFVLTLLGNVPIGEVATRAVLYAWAMVFVPMAVMAVYNLLFGIPPQKLLREAIAERLEISAAALEGDAYARERLIELIGEGTAEQEKRLLLIKLLSILRGPAYAFLERTQSHSYRLMLAVSALPEDGHDEGAARQRLATDCRALADAVLSRKDLPAVTADSPAELEAVAGTLADLARVAPLEKGAPVVDPPVAPDIFSSPRHLHFALKTTLAAVTCFFIYTAIDWQGIHTAMITCYVAALGTTGDTVHKLVLRITGCLIGAFFGLIAILFVIPQLDSVGGLAFLIFAVVSLAAWVSTGNERISYGGVQIALAFLLTVIQGFGPGTSLSAASDRIIGILLGNAVVYVIFTNIWPVSVKDEVKRRTAAAIAKLKSLAGAEGSVRQASTGLLASIQSDLGVIREAVDMASYEPRHMRPGKMEREGYRHDAALLGNLSLALYFRPGVDDETRTTLAVAEQRLDAGQTAGTEEAAVMDEAGTGESR; encoded by the coding sequence ATGGCGAGCACTGCTGAGCGCAGCGACTTCAGGCGGCGGTCGCACCGCCTGATCGAAGACCTGATGCCGTTTCCGGGACGGCTGCGGCTGTCATTGTCGATCGGCGCGATCTGCGCGATCTCGACCGTGCTGTCGATGATGTACCATTTCCCGGAAGCCGCCATCGGCTGCTATCTCGTGATCTTCCTGATGCGCGCCAATGCCGCAGAGAATGTCGTCACCGGCATCGGCATCATCATCGCTGTCAGCTTCGTGGTCTTTCTGCTGATCGGCATCATCAACCTCACGATCGACCATCCACCGGCGCAGATCGCCGCGATCGTGATCGCCTCGTTCATCTTCCTCTATCTCGATTCCGCCACCAAGGCCGGCGAGCAGGCCGGCATCGTCGCCCTCGTGATCGCCTTCGTTCTGACCCTGCTCGGCAATGTGCCGATCGGAGAGGTCGCGACCCGGGCCGTGCTTTATGCCTGGGCGATGGTGTTCGTGCCGATGGCGGTGATGGCGGTGTATAATCTCCTGTTCGGCATCCCGCCGCAGAAACTGCTGCGCGAGGCCATAGCCGAGCGGCTGGAAATATCCGCGGCTGCACTGGAGGGAGACGCCTATGCCCGGGAAAGGCTGATCGAACTCATCGGCGAGGGTACCGCCGAGCAGGAAAAGCGGCTTCTGCTGATCAAGCTGCTCTCGATCCTTCGCGGCCCCGCCTACGCGTTTCTGGAACGGACCCAGTCCCACAGCTATCGCCTGATGCTGGCCGTCTCGGCCCTGCCGGAGGACGGCCATGACGAAGGCGCGGCGCGTCAGCGCTTGGCTACCGACTGCCGCGCGCTCGCCGACGCCGTGCTTTCCAGAAAAGACCTTCCCGCGGTGACGGCGGACAGTCCGGCGGAACTCGAAGCGGTTGCCGGCACGCTCGCGGACCTCGCCCGCGTGGCGCCGCTCGAAAAAGGCGCCCCCGTGGTCGACCCGCCGGTCGCGCCCGATATCTTCTCGAGCCCCCGCCACCTGCATTTCGCGCTGAAGACCACGCTTGCCGCCGTCACCTGCTTCTTCATCTACACCGCGATCGACTGGCAGGGCATCCACACCGCGATGATCACCTGCTATGTCGCGGCGCTCGGCACCACCGGCGACACGGTCCACAAGCTGGTTCTGCGGATCACCGGCTGCCTGATCGGCGCGTTTTTCGGCCTGATCGCCATCCTGTTCGTGATACCGCAGCTCGATTCGGTCGGCGGGCTGGCCTTCCTGATCTTCGCCGTGGTTTCGCTTGCCGCCTGGGTTTCCACAGGCAATGAGCGCATTTCCTATGGCGGCGTCCAGATCGCGCTCGCCTTCCTGCTGACGGTGATCCAGGGCTTCGGCCCCGGCACCAGCCTGAGCGCCGCCAGCGACCGCATCATCGGCATCCTGCTCGGCAATGCCGTGGTCTATGTGATATTCACCAATATCTGGCCGGTCAGCGTCAAGGACGAGGTCAAGCGGCGCACGGCGGCGGCCATCGCCAAGCTGAAGTCGCTTGCGGGCGCGGAAGGATCGGTGCGTCAGGCCTCGACCGGGCTTCTCGCATCGATCCAGTCGGATCTCGGCGTCATCCGCGAAGCGGTTGACATGGCCTCCTATGAACCGCGACATATGCGTCCGGGCAAAATGGAGCGCGAGGGTTATCGCCATGATGCCGCCCTGTTGGGGAACCTGTCGCTGGCGCTTTACTTCAGGCCCGGGGTCGATGACGAGACGCGGACCACGCTGGCTGTCGCGGAACAACGACTGGACGCCGGGCAAACCGCCGGAACAGAAGAAGCGGCCGTGATGGACGAGGCGGGAACGGGAGAGAGCCGATGA
- a CDS encoding YrhK family protein, with the protein MKQKTRNAATKPHEEARGPWPFVTLRRYHRAGRPVLWLARDHRKGLFRERRALEHTRAAPWHTARYNWIMGLVFVIGSFLFMLGSVLSLFPALTRGLPDWTANVTFFAGSIPFTTAAYLQLFQAANADDDYTSGSKRPSLLGWDPKSAGWISAATQFAGTIAFNFNTFDALNAPTGWLMQNAVIWLPGMIGSVLFLVSAYLAYIETSHAHNVRPRREIAWWIVAINLLGCIAFMIASMVAYVPRGKDPQWALDASNANLWFGALCFFVAAGLSMVEARHAAH; encoded by the coding sequence ATGAAACAGAAAACCCGGAACGCCGCGACAAAGCCTCATGAAGAGGCGCGCGGACCCTGGCCGTTCGTTACCCTGCGCCGCTATCACAGGGCCGGCCGGCCGGTTCTGTGGCTTGCCCGCGACCACCGCAAGGGCCTGTTCCGGGAGCGCCGCGCGCTGGAGCACACCCGCGCCGCGCCATGGCATACCGCGCGCTACAACTGGATCATGGGCCTCGTCTTCGTCATCGGCTCGTTCCTGTTCATGCTCGGCAGCGTGCTGTCGCTGTTTCCGGCGCTGACCCGGGGCCTGCCGGACTGGACGGCCAATGTCACATTCTTCGCCGGGTCGATACCGTTCACGACCGCCGCCTACCTGCAGCTTTTCCAGGCGGCCAATGCCGATGACGACTATACCAGCGGCAGCAAGAGGCCTTCCCTTCTGGGATGGGACCCGAAGAGCGCCGGCTGGATCAGCGCGGCGACCCAGTTCGCCGGCACGATCGCCTTCAACTTCAACACCTTCGATGCCCTGAACGCGCCCACCGGCTGGCTGATGCAGAACGCCGTGATCTGGCTGCCCGGCATGATCGGCTCGGTGCTGTTCCTGGTCTCGGCCTATCTCGCCTATATCGAGACCAGCCATGCGCATAATGTCCGGCCGCGCCGCGAGATCGCCTGGTGGATCGTCGCGATCAACCTGCTCGGCTGCATCGCCTTCATGATCGCGTCGATGGTCGCCTATGTGCCCCGCGGCAAGGACCCGCAATGGGCGCTCGACGCCTCCAACGCCAATCTCTGGTTCGGGGCGCTCTGCTTCTTCGTCGCGGCCGGTCTGAGCATGGTCGAGGCACGCCATGCGGCGCATTGA
- a CDS encoding linear amide C-N hydrolase, translating into MCTSLLLKDLSGSVYAGRTLELPVELPYLVAYLPKGTRLSSKAGDHAPLNYDCKYDVFGIVVPNGSAEDLKVVEGLNEAGLNFSLLAFSETHGPDDTFAADVPVLSAIDLGAWMLARFSSVAEVKAALEEQPVLVDPLAALGGGVPPFHYTVHDKTGASIVIEFFDGERHVFDNPTGVMTNSPRFDWHLTNLNNYTHLSNVDHSNATFLGQDFIQPDSGIATVTLPSSDTAVDRFVRAVYYANFSEKTDGQEATIRQLGHVMNKFDRPKGASIYSSAKASALTKSAGDLTGQSSETPPEFITEYTSWITLIDLARGAFFVRTYNSLGYVRFDLSTLKEQVSAPKIIPLEALGQHASDARGLMVAH; encoded by the coding sequence ATGTGCACATCGCTTCTTCTCAAAGACCTTTCAGGCTCCGTTTATGCCGGGCGTACGCTCGAACTGCCGGTGGAACTGCCCTATCTCGTCGCGTACCTTCCAAAGGGCACGCGGCTTTCATCGAAAGCCGGCGACCACGCGCCGCTGAATTACGACTGCAAATATGATGTGTTCGGCATCGTCGTGCCCAACGGCAGCGCGGAAGACCTCAAGGTTGTCGAGGGGTTGAACGAAGCCGGCCTCAACTTCAGCCTGCTCGCCTTTTCCGAAACCCATGGCCCGGATGACACCTTCGCTGCCGACGTGCCCGTGCTCTCCGCCATCGATCTCGGCGCCTGGATGCTGGCGCGGTTTTCAAGCGTCGCCGAGGTCAAGGCCGCGCTGGAAGAACAACCCGTTCTCGTCGATCCGCTCGCGGCCCTCGGCGGCGGCGTGCCGCCCTTCCACTACACCGTTCACGACAAGACCGGCGCATCCATCGTGATCGAGTTCTTCGACGGCGAGCGCCATGTGTTTGACAATCCGACAGGCGTGATGACCAACAGCCCGCGCTTCGACTGGCACCTGACGAACCTCAACAACTACACGCATCTGAGCAATGTCGACCATTCGAACGCGACGTTTCTCGGCCAGGACTTCATCCAGCCGGATTCAGGCATCGCCACGGTCACGCTGCCTTCATCCGACACCGCCGTCGATCGCTTCGTGCGCGCGGTCTATTATGCCAATTTCTCCGAGAAGACGGACGGCCAGGAAGCGACCATCAGACAGCTTGGCCACGTGATGAACAAGTTCGATCGTCCCAAGGGCGCGTCGATCTATTCGAGCGCGAAAGCCAGCGCGCTGACCAAATCAGCCGGCGACCTCACGGGCCAGTCCTCCGAAACCCCGCCCGAATTCATCACCGAATACACCTCCTGGATCACGCTGATCGACCTTGCCCGCGGCGCTTTCTTCGTTCGGACCTATAACAGCCTGGGATATGTAAGGTTCGATTTGTCCACGCTGAAGGAGCAGGTGTCCGCGCCGAAAATCATTCCGCTCGAGGCGCTCGGCCAACACGCATCCGACGCTCGCGGGCTCATGGTTGCGCACTGA
- a CDS encoding heavy metal translocating P-type ATPase, whose amino-acid sequence MNAWLPNHLKTALLAIAALGLAAGLALRVAGLPGPADFVWAAGVAPVLAALLIEIVRGLSKGEVGLDIVAVLSMSAALLVGETLAAAVVAVMYSGGTFLESFAEGRARREMSDLLSRVPRTATRYSNGALDEVPLNAIAPGDLLLIRQGDVASVDGTVESDRAVLDQSALTGEAMPVRLDRGQDVMSGSTNAGEAFDLRATRRAAESTYAGIVRLVEAAQASKAPMARMADRWSLIFLAVTLALASAAWWSTGDPIRAVAVLVVATPCPLILAVPVALVAGMSRAAQFGVLIKGAKPLEALARIKTLILDKTGTLTDGRPQLVSIKTLGDMSEDEVLYFAAALDQASKHPIAQAIVSAAQQRDAILPVPENVVEMPGEGVSGTIGGRKAVVGGARFVASQGGKADADSAVTAAGSVVVSLAVDGKLMGHLVMADALRSGTAGLLAGLRRQGITRILLATGDRRAVAEAVTDGLGLDAVRAELTPDQKVLLVLTERKNGPVMMVGDGVNDAPALAAADIGVAMGARGAAASAEAADVVLLVDSLDHLLSGIEIARRSRRIALESVAVGIGLSVAGMIAAAFGYLTPVQGAMLQELIDVAVILNALRALRIMPTQAAKSGDPNQVGHEAPDLKTHTV is encoded by the coding sequence ATGAACGCGTGGCTTCCCAATCATCTCAAGACCGCTCTGCTTGCCATTGCGGCGCTCGGGCTGGCTGCGGGGCTCGCGCTCAGGGTGGCCGGCCTTCCAGGGCCGGCGGACTTTGTATGGGCGGCGGGCGTGGCGCCCGTCCTTGCCGCGCTGCTGATCGAGATCGTGCGCGGCCTTTCCAAGGGCGAGGTCGGGCTCGACATCGTGGCGGTTCTGTCAATGTCGGCCGCCCTGCTTGTCGGCGAGACTCTCGCGGCGGCGGTGGTGGCCGTGATGTATTCGGGCGGCACCTTTCTCGAGAGCTTTGCCGAAGGCCGCGCCCGCCGCGAAATGAGCGATCTTCTGTCCCGCGTTCCACGAACCGCGACGCGGTACAGCAATGGCGCGCTGGATGAGGTGCCATTGAACGCCATCGCGCCGGGCGATCTTCTGTTGATACGTCAGGGCGATGTCGCATCCGTTGACGGCACGGTCGAAAGCGACCGGGCCGTGCTGGATCAGTCGGCGCTGACGGGCGAAGCCATGCCTGTGCGTCTGGACAGGGGCCAGGATGTGATGAGCGGCTCCACCAATGCGGGCGAAGCGTTCGATCTGCGGGCAACGCGGCGGGCCGCCGAAAGCACCTATGCCGGGATCGTCCGGCTGGTCGAGGCGGCGCAGGCGTCGAAGGCTCCGATGGCCCGCATGGCCGACCGCTGGTCGCTGATATTTCTCGCCGTGACCCTTGCCCTTGCATCGGCGGCGTGGTGGTCAACCGGCGACCCGATCCGCGCCGTTGCGGTTCTGGTCGTGGCCACACCCTGCCCGCTGATCCTGGCCGTGCCGGTGGCGCTGGTCGCAGGCATGTCGCGGGCGGCCCAGTTCGGCGTTCTGATCAAGGGCGCAAAGCCGCTGGAGGCGCTGGCGCGGATCAAGACGCTGATTCTCGACAAGACCGGCACGCTGACCGACGGACGCCCGCAACTCGTATCAATCAAGACGCTTGGCGATATGTCGGAGGACGAGGTCCTGTATTTCGCCGCCGCCCTCGATCAGGCGTCGAAACACCCGATTGCTCAGGCCATCGTCTCTGCGGCCCAGCAGCGTGACGCCATCCTGCCGGTTCCGGAAAACGTGGTCGAGATGCCCGGCGAAGGCGTTTCGGGAACCATCGGGGGCCGGAAGGCGGTGGTCGGGGGCGCGCGTTTCGTCGCCTCTCAGGGCGGGAAGGCTGACGCCGACAGCGCGGTCACGGCGGCGGGTTCCGTTGTCGTCTCGCTTGCGGTCGACGGAAAGCTCATGGGGCATCTGGTGATGGCGGATGCGTTGCGGTCGGGCACCGCCGGGCTTCTGGCAGGACTGCGCCGGCAGGGGATCACGCGCATCCTGTTGGCGACCGGGGATCGCCGGGCGGTGGCAGAGGCCGTGACCGACGGTTTGGGGCTTGATGCGGTTCGAGCCGAATTGACGCCGGACCAAAAGGTGCTTCTGGTTCTGACCGAGCGCAAGAACGGTCCGGTGATGATGGTCGGCGACGGCGTCAACGACGCGCCAGCGCTGGCCGCGGCCGATATCGGGGTCGCCATGGGCGCGCGCGGAGCCGCAGCCTCGGCAGAGGCTGCGGACGTGGTTCTGCTGGTCGACAGCCTTGACCACCTGCTGTCGGGGATCGAGATCGCCCGGCGATCGCGCAGGATCGCGCTTGAAAGTGTCGCGGTCGGTATTGGCCTTTCCGTTGCGGGGATGATTGCCGCTGCCTTCGGGTATCTGACGCCCGTCCAGGGCGCGATGCTTCAGGAATTGATAGACGTTGCCGTCATCCTGAACGCGCTCCGTGCGTTGAGGATCATGCCAACTCAGGCGGCGAAATCCGGAGACCCGAACCAAGTGGGCCACGAGGCGCCGGATTTGAAGACTCATACTGTATGA
- the aspT gene encoding aspartate-alanine antiporter, with the protein MLDWLATTLRDNVEIPLFLALFAGYTLGRVKIAGISLGDVTATLLAALVIGQIGITVSNDVKTIFFVFYLFAVGYSAGPQFVRGLFSGGLQQAAFAALVCLMSLGAVYLAVRLAGYDVGIAAGLYAGSTTTSSALGLSQTAISQSSITAAARASADSILPAAFSISYVIGTFGSVVILGILGPKLMRVDIAAACRDYVRRVGGGSDRSGRGTAWHQYVARAYRVDEQSPLNGLTIFAAEHFFKGHRLFIARLRRNGAITEATADTVLEPGDVLAFAGERHVLLGEIGRVLAEIDDAELLGVQVEGTDILVTAKNIHRKSLAELAHMPETRGIFLTGIRRGAMSVDIPILPDTRLYRGDVVTVVGRSADISAVARKFGYLDRETNRADIAFIAAAIIVGALIGSLTLRVGSVPLTLSTAGGVLIVGLLFGWLRSIRPAFGRVPQATTWFMNSIGLNMFIAVVGLSAGPSVLAGLKELGFIFVLWSIFAAALPMLLSIYIGKYIFRFDDAILLGCCAGARTAAAPLGMITDKAESQIPSLGFSVPYATSSTILTLFGIVIVLIS; encoded by the coding sequence ATGCTTGACTGGCTGGCAACCACACTGCGCGACAACGTCGAAATCCCGCTCTTCCTCGCCCTCTTCGCAGGTTACACCCTGGGACGGGTCAAGATCGCGGGAATATCGCTCGGCGATGTCACGGCGACGCTTCTGGCGGCGCTGGTGATCGGCCAGATCGGCATCACCGTCTCCAACGACGTCAAGACCATCTTCTTCGTGTTCTACCTGTTCGCCGTCGGCTACAGCGCCGGGCCGCAATTCGTGCGCGGGCTGTTTTCCGGCGGCCTGCAGCAGGCGGCGTTCGCAGCCCTCGTCTGCCTCATGAGCCTCGGCGCCGTCTACCTTGCCGTCCGGCTTGCCGGATATGATGTCGGCATCGCCGCCGGGCTATACGCCGGCTCGACCACGACATCTTCCGCCCTCGGCCTCTCCCAGACCGCGATCTCCCAATCTTCGATCACCGCCGCGGCCAGGGCCAGCGCGGACAGCATCCTGCCGGCCGCCTTCTCGATCAGCTACGTCATCGGCACGTTCGGCTCGGTGGTGATACTCGGCATACTGGGCCCGAAGCTGATGCGGGTCGACATCGCCGCCGCCTGCCGCGACTATGTCCGCCGGGTGGGCGGAGGAAGCGACCGCAGCGGCAGGGGCACGGCCTGGCACCAGTATGTCGCGCGCGCCTACCGCGTCGACGAGCAGTCGCCGCTGAACGGCCTGACGATCTTCGCGGCCGAGCACTTCTTCAAGGGGCACCGCCTGTTCATTGCCCGCCTGCGGCGCAACGGCGCGATCACCGAGGCGACCGCCGACACGGTGCTCGAACCGGGCGACGTGCTGGCATTCGCGGGCGAGCGCCACGTGCTGCTCGGCGAGATCGGCAGGGTGCTGGCCGAGATCGATGACGCGGAGCTTCTGGGCGTACAGGTCGAGGGCACGGACATTCTGGTGACGGCGAAGAACATCCACCGCAAGTCGCTTGCCGAACTCGCCCACATGCCCGAGACGCGGGGGATCTTCCTGACCGGGATCCGGCGCGGCGCCATGTCCGTCGACATTCCGATCCTGCCCGACACCCGGCTCTACCGCGGCGACGTCGTCACCGTCGTCGGGCGCTCGGCGGATATTTCGGCGGTGGCGCGCAAGTTCGGCTATCTCGACCGCGAGACCAATCGCGCCGACATCGCCTTCATCGCGGCCGCGATCATCGTCGGCGCGCTGATCGGTTCGCTCACGCTGAGAGTCGGCTCCGTTCCACTGACGCTGTCGACGGCCGGCGGCGTGCTGATCGTCGGCCTGCTGTTCGGCTGGCTGCGCTCGATCCGTCCGGCGTTCGGGCGGGTGCCGCAGGCAACGACCTGGTTCATGAACTCGATCGGGCTCAACATGTTCATCGCCGTCGTTGGGCTTTCAGCGGGGCCGAGCGTTCTTGCGGGGCTGAAGGAACTCGGCTTTATCTTCGTGCTGTGGAGCATCTTCGCGGCGGCACTCCCGATGCTGCTGTCGATCTATATCGGCAAATACATCTTCCGCTTCGACGACGCGATCCTGCTCGGCTGCTGCGCCGGCGCGCGCACGGCCGCTGCCCCCCTCGGCATGATCACCGACAAGGCGGAAAGCCAGATCCCCTCCCTCGGCTTCTCGGTCCCCTACGCGACCTCGAGTACGATCCTGACCCTGTTCGGCATCGTGATCGTGCTGATCAGCTAA
- a CDS encoding calcium:proton antiporter: MHARSSIPLWSLLLPIAALVWAALEMVGILHETAMLFVLPAVLLLGGSVFASVLHAEVLGARLGEPMGSIILACCVTLIEVALIISIMLSGIEGAEEVARDTVFAAVMIVLNGIIGLCLVRGGRIYHEQTFKLPAASAALAVLGTLSTLAFVLPNFAISGADRQYSWAQLLVISLCCLVLYGVFLFVQTVRHRNYFVDEPEAAATDASHGEDFFPEHPEKPSARMTAISAVMLPVSLLVVILLAEALSHPLDLAISSAGLPHALVGVVIAALVLLPEGISSVQAAARNRIQQSINLVLGSALASIGMSIPIVALVSIFIGQQITLGLEPEQMVMLLLTLFVSTLTLGTGRTTVLQGAVHLVIFVVFVLLALVP, encoded by the coding sequence ATGCACGCCCGCAGTTCGATCCCCTTGTGGAGCCTGTTGCTGCCCATCGCCGCCCTGGTGTGGGCGGCACTTGAAATGGTGGGCATCCTGCACGAAACCGCCATGCTGTTCGTGCTTCCGGCCGTCCTGCTTCTCGGCGGTTCGGTGTTTGCCTCCGTGCTGCATGCCGAGGTGCTGGGCGCGCGTCTTGGCGAGCCGATGGGCTCGATCATCCTCGCCTGCTGCGTGACGCTGATCGAGGTCGCGCTGATCATCTCGATCATGCTCTCCGGCATCGAAGGCGCGGAAGAAGTCGCCCGCGACACGGTATTCGCGGCCGTGATGATCGTCCTGAACGGGATCATCGGCCTCTGCCTCGTGCGCGGCGGCAGGATATATCACGAACAGACCTTCAAGCTGCCTGCCGCTTCCGCCGCACTCGCCGTGCTCGGCACGCTCTCGACGCTCGCCTTCGTGCTTCCCAATTTCGCGATCTCCGGCGCGGACCGGCAATATTCCTGGGCACAGCTTCTGGTCATCAGCCTGTGCTGCCTTGTTCTTTACGGCGTGTTCCTGTTCGTCCAGACCGTGCGCCACCGCAATTACTTCGTCGATGAACCCGAGGCCGCCGCGACGGATGCTTCTCACGGCGAGGATTTCTTTCCCGAACACCCAGAAAAACCATCCGCGCGGATGACGGCGATCAGCGCCGTGATGCTGCCGGTATCACTGCTGGTGGTCATCCTGCTTGCCGAGGCCCTGTCACACCCGCTCGACCTCGCCATCTCCTCCGCCGGCCTGCCGCACGCCCTGGTCGGCGTCGTGATCGCGGCGCTCGTCCTGTTGCCGGAAGGGATTTCCTCGGTGCAGGCGGCGGCGCGCAACCGGATCCAGCAGAGCATCAATCTGGTTCTGGGCTCAGCGCTCGCCAGCATCGGCATGTCGATCCCGATCGTCGCGCTGGTTTCGATCTTCATCGGCCAGCAGATCACTCTCGGCCTCGAGCCGGAACAGATGGTGATGCTGCTGCTCACCCTGTTTGTCAGCACGCTCACGCTTGGCACGGGACGGACGACGGTGCTGCAGGGGGCGGTCCACCTCGTCATCTTCGTCGTCTTCGTCCTTCTGGCACTGGTGCCCTGA